A window of Streptomyces sp. DG1A-41 contains these coding sequences:
- a CDS encoding YiaA/YiaB family inner membrane protein, producing the protein MSDTPGSKQQNTAAFYGQAVASFAVAMAATAIGIYQLSADAWVRGFLAIAVLYLVTSSFTLAKVIRDRQDGAAQGAAPSYTPFEKH; encoded by the coding sequence ATGAGCGACACACCGGGCAGCAAGCAGCAGAACACGGCCGCCTTCTACGGTCAGGCCGTCGCCTCCTTCGCCGTCGCCATGGCGGCCACCGCCATCGGCATCTACCAGCTGAGCGCCGACGCCTGGGTGCGGGGCTTCCTCGCCATCGCCGTCCTGTACCTGGTCACCTCCTCCTTCACCCTCGCCAAGGTGATCCGGGACCGGCAGGACGGGGCGGCGCAGGGGGCGGCGCCCTCGTACACCCCCTTCGAGAAGCACTGA
- a CDS encoding acyl-CoA dehydrogenase family protein, with protein sequence MNLELSEEQSAVRRLARDFVEREITPNAVAWDRAEEVDRAIVKKLGEVGFLGLTIGEEYDGSGGGHLAYCLVTEELGRGDSSVRGIVSVSLGLVAKTVAAWGSEEQKRRWLPGLTSGDSVGCFGLTEPGTGSDAGNLTTRAVRDGDDYVINGTKMFITNGTWADVVLLFARSTDAPGRKGVSAFLVPTGTPGLTRRTIHGKLGLRGQATAELVLEDVRVPASALLGEEGKGFSIAMSALAKGRMSVAAGCVGIAQAALDAAVRYAGEREQFGKTIARHQLVQELISDIAVDVDAARLLTWRVADLIDRGRPFAVESSKAKLFASEAAVRAASNALQVFGGYGYIDEYPAGKLLRDARVMTLYEGTSQIQKLVIGRALTGVSAF encoded by the coding sequence GTGAACCTGGAGCTCAGCGAGGAACAGAGCGCGGTCCGGCGGCTCGCGCGGGACTTCGTGGAGCGGGAGATCACCCCGAACGCCGTCGCCTGGGACCGCGCCGAGGAAGTCGACCGCGCGATCGTCAAGAAGCTCGGCGAGGTCGGCTTCCTGGGCCTGACGATCGGCGAGGAGTACGACGGCTCCGGCGGTGGCCACCTCGCGTACTGTCTGGTCACGGAGGAACTCGGCCGGGGCGACTCGTCCGTGCGCGGCATCGTCTCCGTCTCGCTGGGGCTCGTGGCCAAGACCGTCGCCGCCTGGGGGAGCGAGGAGCAGAAGCGGCGGTGGCTGCCGGGGCTCACGTCCGGCGATTCGGTCGGCTGCTTCGGCCTGACCGAGCCGGGCACGGGCTCGGACGCGGGCAACCTCACGACGCGGGCCGTGCGGGACGGTGACGACTACGTCATCAACGGCACCAAGATGTTCATCACCAACGGCACCTGGGCCGACGTCGTCCTGCTCTTCGCCCGCTCCACGGACGCCCCCGGCCGCAAGGGCGTCTCCGCCTTCCTGGTCCCCACCGGCACGCCCGGCCTGACGCGCCGCACGATCCACGGGAAGCTGGGGCTGCGCGGCCAGGCCACGGCCGAGCTCGTGCTGGAGGACGTGCGGGTGCCCGCCTCGGCGCTGCTGGGGGAGGAGGGCAAGGGCTTCTCGATCGCCATGTCCGCCCTCGCCAAGGGCCGGATGTCGGTCGCCGCGGGCTGTGTCGGCATAGCCCAGGCCGCGCTGGACGCGGCCGTCCGGTACGCGGGCGAGCGCGAGCAGTTCGGGAAGACGATCGCCCGCCACCAGCTGGTCCAGGAGCTGATCAGCGACATCGCCGTGGACGTCGACGCCGCCCGGCTGCTGACCTGGCGGGTCGCCGATCTGATCGACCGGGGCCGGCCGTTCGCCGTCGAGTCGTCCAAGGCCAAGCTGTTCGCCTCGGAGGCGGCCGTCCGCGCCGCCAGTAACGCGCTCCAGGTCTTCGGCGGCTACGGCTACATCGACGAGTACCCCGCGGGCAAGCTGCTGCGGGACGCCCGTGTGATGACCCTCTACGAGGGCACGAGCCAGATCCAGAAGCTGGTCATCGGGCGTGCGCTGACGGGGGTTTCGGCGTTCTGA
- a CDS encoding TetR/AcrR family transcriptional regulator, with the protein MARPRKPLLSTDRIVETARALVDAEGLAAVSTRRLAAELGVSGPSLYNHFRTKDEILEAVADSVSGQVDLTMFQDGRDWRTALHDWAVSYRAALRDHPNIVPVLARGPGRRPAGLRLADAVYGAMVEAGWPPAQATSIGALMRYFVMGSALGSFAGGFVDDASAYDPADYPHLQQAHLLAEQQEKIDERAFETGLTALLDGLTRQYEQVRRTA; encoded by the coding sequence ATGGCCCGACCGCGCAAGCCCCTGCTCAGCACCGACCGGATCGTCGAGACGGCCCGCGCGCTCGTGGACGCGGAGGGCCTCGCGGCCGTCTCCACCCGCCGGCTCGCCGCCGAACTCGGGGTCAGCGGGCCCTCGCTCTACAACCACTTCCGCACCAAGGACGAGATTCTGGAGGCGGTCGCCGACTCGGTGAGCGGCCAGGTGGACCTGACGATGTTCCAGGACGGCCGGGACTGGCGGACCGCGCTGCACGACTGGGCCGTCTCCTACCGGGCCGCGCTGCGCGACCACCCGAACATCGTCCCGGTACTGGCCCGCGGCCCCGGCCGCCGCCCGGCAGGGCTGCGCCTCGCGGACGCCGTCTACGGCGCGATGGTCGAGGCGGGCTGGCCTCCGGCGCAGGCCACCTCCATCGGCGCGCTGATGCGCTACTTCGTGATGGGCTCCGCGCTCGGCTCTTTCGCCGGGGGCTTCGTGGACGACGCCAGCGCCTACGACCCCGCCGACTACCCCCATCTCCAGCAGGCCCATCTCCTCGCCGAGCAGCAGGAGAAGATCGACGAGCGGGCCTTCGAGACCGGGCTGACCGCCCTGCTGGACGGGCTGACACGGCAGTACGAGCAGGTGCGGCGGACCGCGTAG
- a CDS encoding winged helix-turn-helix domain-containing protein: MTTRDPQATSLARLAALFADETRAACLLALLDGRAWTASELARHAGVAASTLSEHLGRLVAGGLLAEERQGRHRYVRLADARVAQLVEDLASQVAPGTAVRPRNLRESSAGSAMARGRTCYDHLAGRLGIAVTDALTARGLLQQETGFALTDAGLAWFESAGIGLDRRGQRPLARACLDWTERRPHLAGVAGAALCRHTLEEGWCVRIGSERAVKVTAAGERALFDLLGVEAWALR, translated from the coding sequence ATGACGACGAGGGACCCGCAGGCCACGAGCCTGGCACGGCTCGCCGCGCTGTTCGCGGACGAGACCCGGGCAGCATGCCTGCTGGCGCTGCTCGACGGGCGGGCCTGGACCGCGAGCGAACTGGCGCGGCACGCGGGTGTCGCCGCGTCGACGCTGAGCGAGCACCTCGGCAGGCTCGTCGCGGGCGGGCTGCTCGCCGAGGAGCGGCAGGGCCGGCACCGGTACGTCCGGCTGGCCGACGCGCGGGTCGCCCAGCTGGTGGAGGACCTGGCCTCGCAGGTCGCGCCGGGTACGGCCGTACGGCCGCGGAACCTGCGGGAGTCGAGCGCCGGCTCGGCGATGGCCCGGGGCCGCACCTGCTACGACCATCTCGCCGGGCGGCTCGGCATCGCGGTCACGGACGCGCTGACGGCGCGCGGGCTGCTGCAACAGGAGACCGGGTTCGCGCTCACCGACGCCGGGCTGGCGTGGTTCGAGTCGGCCGGTATCGGCCTGGACCGGCGTGGCCAGCGCCCCCTGGCCCGGGCCTGTCTCGACTGGACCGAACGCCGGCCTCATCTCGCGGGCGTCGCGGGTGCGGCTCTGTGCCGGCACACCCTGGAGGAGGGGTGGTGCGTGCGGATCGGCTCCGAGCGGGCCGTGAAGGTGACGGCGGCCGGTGAACGGGCCCTGTTCGATCTGCTGGGCGTGGAGGCCTGGGCGCTGCGCTGA
- a CDS encoding DMT family transporter: protein MNNSPSRPARRADLPAAAAATVTVVLWASAFVSIRSAGEAYSPGALALGRLLAGALTLGVICLLRREGWPPRSAWRGIAISGLLWFGVYMVALNWGEQQVDAGTAALVVNTGPILIALLGARLLGDPMPPRLLAGMAVSFAGAVTVGLSMSGEGGASVLGVVLCLLAAVTYAAGVVAQKPALGTASPLQVTTFGCLVGAVACLPFAGQLVQEAAKAPASATLNMVYLGVFPTALAFTTWAYALSRTTASRMGATTYAAPALVVLMSWLFLGEVPGLLTLVGGVLCLAGVAVSRSRSRATARAGEPGAVGEPRPERTSDSAR from the coding sequence ATGAACAACTCCCCGTCCCGTCCCGCCCGCCGTGCGGATCTGCCGGCCGCCGCGGCGGCCACGGTGACCGTCGTGCTGTGGGCGTCCGCCTTCGTCTCGATTCGCAGCGCGGGGGAGGCATACTCGCCGGGCGCGCTGGCGCTCGGGCGGTTGCTGGCCGGGGCGCTGACGCTGGGGGTGATCTGCCTGCTGCGGAGGGAGGGGTGGCCGCCGCGCTCGGCCTGGCGCGGGATCGCCATCTCGGGCCTGCTGTGGTTCGGCGTCTACATGGTCGCCCTCAACTGGGGCGAGCAGCAGGTCGACGCGGGTACGGCCGCCCTGGTGGTGAACACCGGGCCGATCCTCATCGCGCTGCTCGGTGCCCGGTTGCTCGGTGATCCGATGCCACCGCGGCTGCTGGCGGGGATGGCGGTGTCGTTCGCCGGTGCGGTGACCGTGGGTCTGTCGATGTCCGGCGAGGGCGGTGCCTCGGTGCTCGGGGTGGTGCTGTGCCTGCTGGCGGCGGTCACGTACGCCGCTGGTGTCGTCGCGCAGAAGCCGGCGCTGGGCACGGCGAGTCCGTTGCAGGTGACGACGTTCGGCTGCCTGGTCGGTGCGGTGGCCTGTCTGCCGTTCGCCGGGCAGCTCGTCCAGGAGGCCGCGAAAGCGCCGGCCTCCGCGACGCTCAACATGGTGTACCTGGGCGTCTTCCCTACCGCCCTCGCCTTCACGACGTGGGCGTACGCGCTGTCCCGGACGACCGCGAGCCGGATGGGCGCGACGACGTACGCGGCGCCCGCGCTGGTCGTCCTGATGTCCTGGCTGTTCCTCGGCGAGGTGCCGGGGCTGCTCACCCTGGTCGGCGGTGTGCTGTGCCTGGCGGGTGTCGCGGTCTCCCGGTCGCGGTCGCGGGCGACGGCTCGGGCCGGGGAGCCGGGAGCGGTTGGGGAGCCCCGGCCCGAGCGGACCTCGGACTCAGCCCGCTGA
- a CDS encoding MFS transporter — protein MDTAPSAQPPTPTAPAVGNRRRVATAAALASAVEWYDYFVFGIAAALVLGDLYFPAGSPTAGVLASFATFAVGFLARPLGGIVAGHLGDKRGRKPMLVLALTLMGVATTGIGLLPTYDTIGVAAPILLVLLRVAQGVAVGAQWGGAMLLATEYAPEGKRGVYGSVVQLGVPIGVVTANTVFLAAGALTTDSAFAAWGWRVPFLVGLLVLGLAWYIHTRVEETPAFREAERALAEREKSEQASPLRTILRGHLGTVLLAGGSFAVNTATFYILITGVLDYTTRELDMKKGPVLTVSLCVSLTQLVLIPAAAALSDRIGRIRIYAFGAAGIALWAVPLFLLIDTGSLLWLAVGTFVASCFLSIMYGPQAALFAELFTPEMRYTGASLGYQIAAVAGGGLAPFVMVLLLEATGTSMAVSGYIIALSVIALISIKVLADRARAAEPEAAPQAKAEAESAG, from the coding sequence ATGGACACGGCCCCTTCCGCTCAGCCGCCCACCCCCACCGCGCCCGCCGTGGGCAACCGCCGCCGCGTAGCCACCGCAGCGGCCCTCGCCTCGGCCGTCGAGTGGTACGACTACTTCGTCTTCGGCATCGCCGCCGCCCTGGTCCTCGGCGACCTCTACTTCCCCGCCGGCAGCCCCACCGCCGGCGTGCTGGCCTCCTTCGCCACCTTCGCCGTCGGCTTCCTCGCCCGCCCCCTCGGCGGCATCGTCGCCGGGCACCTCGGCGACAAGCGCGGCCGCAAGCCGATGCTGGTCCTCGCGCTCACGCTGATGGGCGTGGCCACCACCGGCATCGGCCTGCTGCCGACGTACGACACGATCGGCGTCGCCGCCCCGATCCTGCTCGTCCTGCTCCGCGTCGCGCAGGGCGTCGCCGTCGGCGCCCAATGGGGCGGCGCGATGCTCCTTGCCACCGAGTACGCCCCGGAGGGCAAGCGCGGCGTCTACGGCAGTGTCGTCCAGCTCGGTGTCCCCATCGGCGTGGTCACCGCCAACACCGTCTTCCTGGCCGCCGGCGCGCTCACCACCGACTCGGCGTTCGCGGCCTGGGGATGGCGCGTGCCGTTCCTGGTCGGCCTGCTCGTGCTCGGCCTCGCCTGGTACATCCACACCCGCGTCGAGGAGACCCCGGCGTTCCGGGAGGCCGAACGCGCCCTCGCCGAGCGGGAGAAGTCCGAGCAGGCCTCGCCGCTGCGCACGATCCTGCGCGGCCACCTCGGCACGGTGCTCCTCGCCGGCGGCTCCTTCGCCGTGAACACCGCGACCTTCTACATCCTCATCACCGGCGTCCTCGACTACACGACCCGCGAGCTGGACATGAAGAAGGGCCCGGTGCTCACGGTCTCGCTCTGCGTCAGCCTCACCCAGCTCGTGCTGATCCCGGCCGCCGCCGCGCTCTCCGACCGCATCGGCCGCATCCGGATCTACGCCTTCGGGGCGGCCGGCATCGCGCTGTGGGCCGTACCGCTCTTCCTGCTGATCGATACCGGCTCGCTGCTGTGGCTCGCGGTCGGCACCTTCGTCGCCAGCTGCTTCCTGAGCATCATGTACGGCCCCCAGGCCGCCCTGTTCGCCGAGCTGTTCACGCCCGAGATGCGCTACACCGGCGCCTCCCTCGGCTACCAGATCGCGGCCGTCGCCGGCGGCGGCCTCGCCCCCTTCGTCATGGTGCTGCTGCTGGAGGCGACCGGCACCTCGATGGCCGTGTCCGGCTACATCATCGCGCTCTCGGTGATCGCGCTGATCTCGATCAAGGTTCTGGCGGACCGGGCGCGTGCGGCGGAACCGGAGGCCGCGCCCCAGGCCAAGGCGGAAGCCGAGTCAGCGGGCTGA
- a CDS encoding Zn-dependent alcohol dehydrogenase, with protein MAVRAAVLPAVGSPLEITGIDLPDPGPGQVRVRLAAAGVCHSDLSLSNGTMRVPVPAVLGHEGAGTVVAVGEDVTHVAPGDGVVLNWAPSCGTCHACSLGEVWLCADALSGAADVYARTTGGTDLHPGLNVAAFAEETVVCASCVLPAPDGVPLTDAALLGCAVLTGYGAVHHSARVRPGETVAVFGVGGVGLAALQAARIAGASKIVALDVSAEKEELARTAGATDYVLASENTAREIRALTGRQGVDVAVECAGRAVSIRTAWDSTRRGGRTTVVGIGGKDQQVTFNALEIFHWGRSLSGCVYGNSDPAVDLPVLAEHIRAGRLDLSALVTERISLDGIPAAFENMLAGKGGRALVVF; from the coding sequence ATGGCTGTCCGCGCCGCCGTCCTGCCCGCCGTCGGTTCCCCGCTGGAGATCACCGGCATCGACCTGCCGGACCCCGGACCGGGCCAGGTCCGCGTCCGGCTCGCCGCCGCCGGGGTCTGCCACTCCGACCTGTCCCTGTCCAACGGCACCATGCGCGTCCCGGTCCCGGCCGTCCTCGGCCACGAGGGCGCCGGCACGGTCGTCGCCGTCGGCGAGGACGTCACCCACGTCGCGCCCGGCGACGGGGTCGTCCTCAACTGGGCCCCGTCCTGCGGCACCTGCCACGCCTGCTCGCTCGGTGAGGTCTGGCTGTGCGCCGACGCCCTCAGCGGCGCCGCCGACGTCTACGCCCGCACCACCGGGGGCACCGACCTCCACCCGGGCCTGAACGTCGCCGCGTTCGCCGAGGAGACGGTCGTCTGCGCGTCCTGCGTCCTGCCCGCCCCGGACGGCGTCCCGCTCACCGACGCGGCCCTCCTCGGCTGCGCCGTCCTCACCGGCTACGGCGCCGTCCACCACTCGGCCCGGGTCCGGCCCGGCGAGACCGTCGCGGTGTTCGGCGTCGGGGGAGTGGGACTCGCCGCCCTCCAGGCCGCCCGGATCGCGGGCGCCTCGAAAATCGTCGCACTGGACGTGTCCGCCGAGAAGGAGGAGCTGGCCCGGACGGCGGGCGCCACCGACTACGTCCTCGCCTCCGAGAACACAGCCCGCGAGATCCGCGCCCTCACCGGCAGACAGGGCGTCGACGTCGCCGTCGAGTGCGCCGGCCGCGCGGTCTCCATCCGCACGGCCTGGGACTCCACCCGCCGCGGCGGCCGCACCACGGTCGTCGGCATCGGCGGCAAGGACCAGCAGGTCACCTTCAACGCCCTGGAGATCTTCCACTGGGGCCGCTCCCTCTCCGGCTGCGTCTACGGCAACTCCGACCCGGCGGTGGACCTCCCGGTCCTGGCCGAGCACATCCGGGCGGGCCGCCTCGACCTGAGCGCCCTGGTGACGGAACGCATCTCCCTGGACGGCATCCCGGCGGCCTTCGAGAACATGCTGGCGGGCAAGGGCGGCCGGGCGCTGGTCGTCTTCTAG
- a CDS encoding aldehyde dehydrogenase family protein, which translates to MKAYDGMYIGGAWRPAAGQDVIEVVNPVDEQVIGTVPAGTAEDVDAAVRAARAALTDWAATPPAERAARLAALRDVLAARADEIAETVTAELGAPLKLSRNVHAAVPIAVAGSYAELAATYAFEEKTGNSVVHHEPVGVVAAITPWNYPLHQVVAKVAPALAAGCTVVVKPAEDTPLVARLFADAVHEAGIPAGVFNLVTGLGPVAGQALAEHPGVDLVSFTGSTAVGRGIAAVAAGQVKKVALELGGKSANVILPTADLAKAVNVGVANVMSNSGQTCSAWTRMLVHRDQYDEAVELAATAAAKYGERIGPVVNAKQQARVRGYIDKGVAEGARLVAGGPEAPREKGYFVSPTVFADVTPDMTIAQEEIFGPVLSILRYEDEEDALRIANGTVYGLAGAVWAGDEAEAVAFARRMETGQVDINGGRFNPLAPFGGYKQSGVGRELGVHGLAEYLQTKSLQF; encoded by the coding sequence ATGAAGGCATACGACGGCATGTACATCGGGGGAGCCTGGCGCCCCGCCGCCGGCCAGGACGTGATCGAGGTCGTGAACCCGGTCGACGAGCAGGTCATCGGCACGGTCCCCGCGGGCACCGCCGAGGACGTCGACGCCGCCGTACGGGCCGCCCGAGCCGCCCTTACGGACTGGGCCGCGACCCCGCCCGCCGAGCGTGCGGCGCGCCTTGCCGCCCTCCGGGACGTCCTGGCGGCCCGCGCGGACGAGATCGCCGAGACCGTCACCGCCGAACTCGGCGCGCCCCTGAAGCTCTCCCGGAACGTCCACGCGGCCGTGCCGATCGCGGTCGCGGGCTCCTACGCCGAGCTGGCGGCCACGTACGCCTTCGAGGAGAAGACCGGCAACTCGGTCGTCCACCACGAGCCGGTCGGCGTCGTGGCCGCGATCACGCCCTGGAACTACCCGCTGCACCAGGTCGTCGCCAAGGTCGCCCCGGCCCTCGCGGCCGGCTGCACGGTCGTCGTGAAGCCCGCCGAGGACACCCCGCTGGTCGCCCGCCTGTTCGCGGACGCCGTGCACGAGGCCGGCATCCCGGCCGGCGTCTTCAACCTGGTCACCGGCCTCGGCCCGGTCGCCGGCCAGGCCCTCGCCGAGCACCCCGGTGTCGACCTGGTCTCCTTCACCGGCTCCACCGCCGTCGGCCGCGGGATCGCCGCGGTCGCCGCCGGGCAGGTCAAGAAGGTCGCCCTCGAACTCGGCGGCAAGTCCGCCAACGTCATCCTCCCGACCGCCGACCTCGCCAAGGCGGTCAACGTCGGGGTCGCCAACGTCATGTCCAACTCCGGGCAGACGTGCAGCGCCTGGACCCGCATGCTCGTCCACCGTGACCAGTACGACGAGGCGGTCGAGCTCGCCGCGACGGCCGCCGCCAAGTACGGCGAGCGCATCGGCCCCGTCGTCAACGCCAAGCAGCAGGCCCGGGTGCGCGGCTACATCGACAAGGGTGTCGCGGAAGGCGCCCGCCTCGTCGCCGGCGGCCCCGAAGCCCCGCGCGAGAAGGGCTACTTCGTCAGCCCGACCGTCTTCGCCGACGTCACCCCGGACATGACCATCGCGCAGGAGGAGATCTTCGGCCCGGTCCTGTCGATCCTCCGGTACGAGGACGAGGAGGACGCCCTGCGGATCGCCAACGGCACGGTCTACGGCCTGGCCGGCGCCGTCTGGGCCGGGGACGAGGCCGAGGCGGTGGCGTTCGCCCGCCGGATGGAGACCGGCCAGGTCGACATCAACGGCGGCCGCTTCAACCCCCTCGCCCCCTTCGGCGGCTACAAGCAGTCGGGTGTGGGCCGCGAACTCGGCGTGCACGGCCTCGCCGAGTACCTCCAGACCAAGTCCCTCCAGTTCTAG
- a CDS encoding ABC transporter ATP-binding protein has product MTRAISLHDVSKAYNRGVRVVDRLSLDISPGEFLVLLGPSGCGKSTVLRMIAGLEEIDEGELLLDGEYANDLSPSGRDMAMVFQNFALYPNMTGRANIGFPLRIEAPGTDPGPRVDATARMLGVEDLLDRLPAQLSGGERQRVAMGRAIARHPSAFLMDEPLSNLDAKLRTHLRAEISQLTRELGATTVYVTHDQSEAMSLGDRVAVLRGGVLQQVDSPRVVYALPSNVFVAAFIGTPRINLLRGLVRAPLDGAMTISLGKQFLRLPEPLSLDHQLLRVQQGREVIVGLRSEAVRIAKHSAARPGEVPITGLVEHVEFQGHEILVHFNTGSRPAVVPELEAPRPRPGRPVRRRRREGPVLTRLRERTGAGRAGPVVALDHPGDADPRPAAAEPRLPGDLIVRTTPDLALQHGMQVPLLVDLAHLFVFDQHGDRICPHPARLPDLEE; this is encoded by the coding sequence ATGACACGCGCCATCTCCCTGCACGACGTGAGCAAGGCCTACAACCGAGGCGTCCGCGTGGTGGACCGGCTGTCGCTGGACATCTCGCCGGGCGAGTTCCTCGTGCTGCTCGGCCCGTCCGGCTGCGGCAAGTCGACCGTGCTGCGGATGATCGCCGGCCTGGAGGAGATCGACGAGGGCGAGCTGCTGCTCGACGGCGAGTACGCCAACGACCTGTCGCCGTCCGGGCGGGACATGGCGATGGTCTTTCAGAACTTCGCCCTCTACCCGAACATGACCGGCCGAGCCAACATCGGTTTTCCGCTGCGCATCGAGGCTCCGGGCACGGACCCCGGCCCGCGCGTGGACGCCACCGCCCGCATGCTGGGCGTCGAGGACCTCCTCGACCGGCTGCCCGCCCAGCTCTCCGGCGGTGAACGCCAGCGGGTCGCCATGGGCCGGGCCATCGCCCGCCACCCCTCCGCCTTCCTGATGGACGAGCCGCTGTCCAACCTCGACGCCAAGCTCCGCACGCACCTTCGGGCCGAGATCTCCCAGCTCACCCGCGAGCTGGGCGCCACCACGGTCTACGTCACCCACGACCAGTCCGAGGCCATGTCGCTCGGCGACCGCGTCGCCGTCCTGCGCGGCGGCGTGCTCCAGCAGGTCGACAGCCCGCGAGTCGTCTACGCCCTGCCCAGCAACGTGTTCGTCGCCGCCTTCATCGGCACCCCGCGCATCAACCTCCTGCGCGGCCTGGTGCGCGCCCCGCTGGACGGCGCGATGACCATCAGCCTGGGCAAGCAGTTCCTGCGCCTGCCCGAGCCGCTCTCCCTGGACCACCAGTTGCTGCGCGTCCAGCAGGGCCGCGAGGTCATCGTGGGCCTGCGCTCGGAAGCCGTCCGGATCGCCAAGCACTCCGCTGCCCGTCCCGGCGAGGTGCCGATCACCGGACTGGTCGAGCACGTGGAGTTCCAGGGGCACGAGATCCTCGTCCACTTCAACACCGGCTCCCGCCCCGCCGTCGTCCCCGAACTGGAGGCCCCGCGCCCCCGCCCCGGCCGGCCCGTCCGGCGGCGCCGCCGCGAGGGCCCGGTCCTGACGCGGCTGCGGGAACGGACCGGAGCCGGCCGGGCGGGACCCGTCGTGGCCCTGGACCACCCAGGGGACGCCGATCCCCGCCCCGCGGCGGCAGAACCCCGCCTGCCCGGCGACCTCATCGTCCGCACCACCCCGGACCTGGCCCTCCAGCACGGCATGCAGGTGCCGCTCCTCGTCGACCTCGCCCACCTCTTCGTCTTCGACCAGCACGGCGACCGCATCTGCCCGCACCCGGCGCGCCTGCCCGACCTGGAGGAGTGA
- a CDS encoding MFS transporter, with product MRPGGNRGWLLRLVIAFSFAQGAVSMARPAVSYRALALGADERAVGVIAGVYALLPLFAAVPLGRRTDHGRCAPLLPIGVVLISGGCALSGVADSLWAMALWSGVMGLGHLCFVIGSQSLVARQSAPHEQDRNFGHFTIGAALGQLVGPIAAGAVIGGDDMTGTSALALIVAGAIGAVAFTSLWRIERRRTAATSRAEKGDRVPVGRILRTRGVPAGILISLAVLSATDILTAYLPVVGEHRGIAPSVIGVLLSLRAAATIACRLVLTPLLRLLGRTLLLTLTCLLAALLCAGIALPVPVWALGLLLVLLGFCLGVGQPLSMTTVVQAAPDEARSTALALRLTGNRLGQVAAPAAAGLVAGVAGVAAPFVMLGVLLLLSSGVAVRSRGEPGAAAGDVPEEAEGETGQAGEGASEAGQGSGKAGQGSGKARRSRVRLRRRSDV from the coding sequence GTGAGGCCCGGTGGGAACCGCGGCTGGCTGCTCCGCCTCGTCATCGCCTTCAGCTTCGCGCAGGGGGCGGTGTCGATGGCCCGGCCCGCCGTCTCCTACCGGGCCCTCGCGCTGGGCGCGGACGAGCGTGCGGTCGGTGTGATCGCCGGGGTGTACGCGCTGCTGCCGCTGTTCGCCGCCGTGCCCCTGGGCCGCCGTACCGACCACGGCCGCTGCGCGCCCCTGCTGCCCATCGGGGTGGTCCTCATCTCCGGCGGCTGCGCGCTCAGCGGCGTCGCCGACTCCCTGTGGGCGATGGCCCTGTGGAGCGGCGTGATGGGCCTCGGCCACCTCTGCTTCGTCATCGGCTCCCAGTCCCTCGTCGCCCGCCAGTCCGCGCCGCACGAACAGGACCGAAACTTCGGCCACTTCACCATCGGGGCCGCGCTCGGCCAGCTGGTCGGCCCCATCGCCGCGGGCGCGGTGATCGGCGGCGACGACATGACGGGCACCAGCGCGCTCGCCCTGATCGTGGCGGGCGCGATCGGGGCGGTCGCGTTCACCTCGCTGTGGCGCATCGAGCGCCGCCGTACGGCGGCCACGTCCCGCGCGGAGAAGGGCGACCGCGTCCCGGTCGGGCGCATCCTGCGCACCCGGGGGGTGCCGGCCGGCATCCTCATCAGCCTCGCGGTGCTGTCCGCGACCGACATCCTCACCGCCTACCTTCCGGTGGTCGGCGAGCACCGGGGCATCGCGCCGTCCGTGATCGGTGTCCTGCTCAGCCTGCGAGCGGCGGCCACCATCGCGTGCCGCCTGGTGCTGACGCCCCTGCTGCGGCTGCTCGGCCGCACCCTGCTGCTCACTCTGACCTGTCTGCTGGCGGCCCTGCTCTGCGCGGGCATCGCCCTGCCGGTGCCGGTGTGGGCGCTCGGCCTGCTGCTGGTGCTGCTCGGCTTCTGCCTCGGCGTCGGGCAGCCGTTGTCCATGACGACGGTCGTCCAGGCCGCCCCCGACGAGGCCCGCTCCACGGCCCTGGCGCTGCGCCTGACCGGCAACCGTCTCGGCCAGGTCGCCGCGCCCGCCGCGGCCGGGCTGGTGGCGGGGGTGGCGGGGGTGGCGGCGCCGTTCGTGATGCTCGGGGTGCTGTTGCTGCTGTCCTCGGGAGTTGCCGTGCGGTCGCGGGGGGAGCCGGGCGCGGCGGCAGGGGATGTGCCGGAGGAGGCAGAGGGGGAGACGGGTCAGGCAGGGGAAGGGGCGAGTGAGGCAGGGCAAGGGTCGGGCAAGGCAGGGCAAGGGTCGGGCAAGGCCCGCCGGTCGAGGGTGCGGCTGCGCCGGAGAAGCGATGTCTGA